In Vicia villosa cultivar HV-30 ecotype Madison, WI linkage group LG7, Vvil1.0, whole genome shotgun sequence, the DNA window CGTCTTCTGCATCTACTAGGATTTCAGTTGGGATCTCTTCCTCGCTCTTTTCCTCGAATGTCTTTTCTCCCTCCATTGGCGTATCACCATTGTCAATTTGTGAAGTATCCATACGATTCCTTGGTGATGCAAACACATTCTTCTTCGGCCGCCCCCGCCCCTGTGTCATCGCTCACAGAAAGTAACTATTGGCGCCTTATACAGTTTGTTTCTCCTTGAATTAGTCCATAATCCTAAGATTAGGAGTTTAAACCAGTTTAGATAGAAGCTTACTGAAGGAGAAACCCTAGATCGGTTATCACCGGAAATTGCACTTCTATCGTCGAAAATCGCAGGAGCTttgaattataaatatattttatatttaatatttattcattTGCATTAATTTAACACAAATCAATCTCATTAATTGAGATTACAGTTACAATTTAATAACGTCtcgatagtatatatatatatatatatatatatatatatatatatatatatatatatatatatatatatatatatatatatatatatatatatatatatatatatatcaaattacacccgaagagttacactatGAGTTACATTCGCTCAAATACGTAACTTtggattaatattttttaaaatcaatcgtTGGATTGAAATATATcatcatatagatcatatctataaagtttgagattaatctataatgatttactaaacgatcaagatatccaaagattagcGACAAAATGGACtctcatataacgttaattttgatgtagtCCATAAcagagtaaattattatagattaatatcaaattttataggtatgatctatatgatggtACTCCCtccggtcactattataagcaaaaaaatGACCTTAAATTTTGGtcaatattataagcaaaaacaTTACCTTTTAGATTAATTAATGCTTGTATTACTATTATACCCTTAAATAAAGtcaaaagcatttaatgttactaGATGATACATCAAATCACTAAGGataaaatagtaaattttattttgattggacATGAAACCAAGAAAATTAACTACACTCAACTAATTTTCTTAATTCGTGTGAAAGTGGTTATTTTGGCTTATAATTGTGACCGGAGAGAGTATGTTTTAATCCAacagttaattttaaaaaatattaatccaAAATAACGTTTTTGAGCGAGTGTAACTCATGGTGTAACTCTTCAGATGTAATTTGATcccttcttttatatatatacaataaaaaaatattttcttataattatCGATTATCCTTCCTCAAACACAAATTTTTATTGAATCAATTATCCTTTTTGAGTGTTTGAGTCTCAAAATGCCTCTTCCAAATCCATCCAGGAATccatcatttttatttcattatgtattttattatttagttttgataatttagaatattgaATATGTCGtcgatattttgatttaaattttgtatttaaattattttaaatgtacCAATGAAATATTttgacataatttattttattacttgtgatgtaatttaattttgaaaaaaattattaaaaaaattaattttattaaattgatgGTGGCAGAAATAGAGATTCATGAATCCAACTCAAATACATTTGTGATgagtttcaattttaattatttatcttcGTTGGGAGAAGAAAAAACAAGATAGAGTGTGTGTGAGAAAAGAAACAAAtgtaaaaaaatagaatatatttgATAAATTATTTGTTAGAAAAGAAGTATAAGAGAAATATAAGagacaaaaatataattatattttaaagtttaaaattatCTTTAAGTTAAAAAATGAATTCACAAGtttttgttatttaaaataattttgtaataactcttttaattataaattatttgaatGAAATACCAAAATTTAAACTGTTGTTTTCATGTACAACACGGAGAGATGAAGAAAATAGTTATTGAATGTATCATAAGATCTATAGATTCTTTTAATTCAATGGATATAAATCACGATTCATCGTAAACCCGTAAATCATATAATTGGTGGGGAATTTCTCCACTCACCTAGTGAGTTTCTCCCACACCTCTTAAAAACCCAAAATATCCTTCGGAAGTTAACTTACGAAATCACCTAGGTTTGGTAATTTCGCAAGTTAACTTGCGAAgttcccttttttttttaaacgaGAATTATTTCGTAAGTTAACCTGCGAAATATTTCTTGTgtaactttttttaaataatcagGCACACTTCgcgtcataggtttagtgttctcgTGTCTATGTCCTAGGCCCCTTTCGGTTTAAGTCAATTCGTGTTTTAGAAAAAAATCGGTTTTTGAGAAAATTGCGTCAGATTGAAAATCTGTTCCGAGCCATTGAAGTAAAAAAAATCACTGATCATTTGTCCCTTAACTACAGAGTAGTTTACGAGTTTTTGGTTTCAAATCGCCAAATttctctcttttctatttttttggatttatttactgttttcatagagtaaaaaaaatccaaaaaaaaattcaaagttatATTTTTAAGTCGTTAGATTAATTTCAGTGTTAGTTTATTTTTCTGACTTTATTTTGATCGATTTCATTCGGTGTTTGTTTTTGGCTATTTAGAGACATTGTTGACATTTTTAAAATTGTTGTTGAATAGTCCAGCAAAAATTTCTGAAGTTAACTTAAGAAGTTTAGAGACGAGGTGATTTCGCAAGTTAACATGTGAAATCACCTTGTTTTTTCTTAGAAATAAAGTGATTTCGCAAGTTAACTTCAGAAATCACCTTGTTTCTAAACTTCCTAAGTTAAGATTTTTTTTGAGATTCTTGAATTATTTCGTAAGTTAACTACCTCCGAAGTGATTTCGTAATTTAACTTGCAAAAATTAGAGGTATTTTAATACTTTCACTAAGGGTGGGGAAGAACTCCACTAGGTAGAAAAAGAAATTCTCTTATTGGTGGTTCATCTTAGATACGTAATTGGTGGTTCATCCTAGACGCACCTTATTTtagaaatataaatttaaatatttattttgaacataattaaaaatcaataattattttttaaaaaatattttatttttggaaaaagGAAGGACGGAagccaaaaaataaataaataaactacaCCACACTAGCACTAGAGCATGGAATCCCAACATTATCAGATTTCAGGTTTTCTGTATAAAATCTAGAAAGCTCATGTGCATACCCATTAGTTTCCCTTTGAACAAAAGAAAGAAcaagaatattaatatttttagttagTTAACAagtaaatcatcaatatatattACAGTCACATTTGTGTTTATAGTTGTTTCTATTACTCATGAATGATTGTGCTATTTTAAAAATCTAGAATCCCAACATTATCAGATTTCAGGTTTTCCTGTATAAAATCTAGAACATCCTCCCCTTCCTATAGTTGTTTCTGAcaccaaattaatttttatattttttaataatgttaagttattattatactaataaaaaaactaaaataatttataaacatACGAAAAGTTTTTTTCCATGAGATATATATCAAACAATCTCAAAAATACTCATGTCAATGACATAAATGATTCAAATGAGTTACAGCTCATATTGACTCAAATTCCATAATGCTTTGAAATGAGTTGTAATATTCTGATTTTTGTTGAACTTTCCATAGCTGCACTTCAGGGTCATATTTACAATCAAAATAAGAAACATAGAGAAAAACTCACAAATAGTAATATCACTGATGAGTTAGCATCATAAGTATGTACGTGCAAAGTTCAATAACAGACTTTTTTCTCGACTTTACTCTCTGCTAGAAGGCATACTCATTCTGGCTTTCTCCTTCTTGATTTCAACAAGCAAATCGTAAACACACCATGGAAAGCTTAGAAGATGCTCCATATTCATACCTTCATTGTACTTACCGTAATAACTATGATGGTAAGTAACATAATACCAAGCAGAAGCTTTTGCATTTGTATCAACACTTCCAGAATCTAAACCGTCATTGAACCAACTTCTTGCCTCTTTTCTTAAAGACCGTACAGCCATAGTAATCGCATCCACGTCCGAATCCCTTCTTTTGGTGAAAGATTTCGACGTTTTCATGATATTCTCAGTAAGGATTTCTGATTCACTTTTGATACCATAGTAATCCATCAGATTTCCCAACTTGCAGTCATAATTGGATTTTTTAGAGAAGGCATCTTCAACATAACTCATAAAGCCGACAACTTCCATGTCAGGATCGTACGACTTTTTAGCCAGTTCAAatgtgaaggatgtaatagaaacCTCTTTTGTTGAAATTCCTTGAATTTTTCTAAAGAGTTTTCCTATTACATTATCTGATTCGTAGGTTGGTTTGTCATGCTTCTCCATAAAGTCCGGATATTCTTTGACCGAAAGTTTAGGAGGTAATACTGCTGGAACACCAGTTTTTGGAAAGCCAACTGCTATTGAGAATAGTTTTGCAAGTTCAATACATGGCTCCGACATTGCTTTTTTGGTCTCTTTATCTGCATGGACAGTGTGTGCATCGACAATTATTCCGAGACTGTCATTGACCGAGTAATTTGCAAAAAACTTTTCCACATCCTGCACGATGAGACCAAATTATGTCCATATAGCACATGTTAATAAGTTTTATAGATCACATTTCAAAGATCACGAGTTTATGAAAACAGCAAAGAATATCGCATCAGCAACAAAAATCACAATACACAAGTTgctaaaatcataaataaaaaatacaagaaaaattGCATGTTGATGTAAAAGTCAAACGTAAGTACCATAATCTCCACATCACGATTCAATACTTTAGGTTGGGCAGAATCATACTTCATTGGTTCAATCCTATGAGGTGGAATCAATTCCAAATCCCAACAAACAAAGTAGATGTCACCGTCTAGATCACTTCCCGAACATTCATTTGGATGTGGCCTATTATTAGAAATCAGGTATCAGTTTCAACTAacagttttaaaataaaagaacttGACAATATAGGGAAGCAACATCTCAATTTGCTTTTCAATAAGAACActataaaatgttttaaaaacttAATTAAGTGAAATTAAAGTTATTTTGTTTACCATGTTCCTAAACATAATCtaaacaaattttgtattttattgatCATGCTTAATGGTTGATGCATTAAGAAAGAATATATCTACCTGTGGCCTTTTTGAGGGAAAACAATACAATCCACCATGTGGTTCAAATCTGTCACATCAACAGCCTTCAAAACACGAACATCGCCCGGGTGCAAGCAAGGATTTTTCACTACTACGACCTCACCTTTAACAACATGAGGACAACTGCTGAAGCTGCTGTTAGAATACTGAATAAAAACTTCGCCATATTCAAGGGTTCTAGTTTCATCAAGAACACCCATCATTTCTCTTCCCTTTGGAATAAGTATCCTAGTTTTTTGAAGCAATTCCAATAACTTTGATTCCCTAAATCTCTGCAGCATCATAGAAAGAAATGGTTCAATATTAGGTTTGTAGCCACAGATAAGCATCTCCTTCAGAATATTAGTGATCTCCCCAAAAGACATCAAGTCCAAAACCTCTTGTGCCTTTGTTGAATCTGTTAGTATCGCGTTCAGTTGATCAACAGCTTCTTTCTGTTTTTTCTCGAAAACACTGTCCTCGACACCGAGAGTTGATAAGAGGGTAATCAATTGTCGATTAAGATAACAAGGCTGAAACGTACTATATGCTAAAACATCGAGTTCTTCAATTCTTGAATCATATTTGTGCATGCTCTTTCTCAGTGACAACTTAAAATCTAAAGTTGGATCAACAGCCACAACTCCTTCGTAACCGCCCCACCGAATCTGAAAGGCGGATGGCATAGAATCAAGACCACATTTCTCTGCCACTTTCTTGG includes these proteins:
- the LOC131615652 gene encoding RNA-dependent RNA polymerase 1-like isoform X2, whose protein sequence is MGRDINPKSSATEYSLNHVKLYFGCPISKEKLSVLWRNVDVSLVFEIGMGKWRFSMCHNSMKFKLELSNENIWKIELHQQPGKTEKYLLIQLICAPRIFEHYVYTSATVLNDNYSVLPRERWIPTTDFTPRSCIGQSSVLCLELPSDSDLPNFSKNFTSYEESEGEYILEDGSPFSCNRDIVPMVAPSQGIKVPFDILFKVNSLVQHGCLLGTKLNNDFYRQVDPRNYETGLIEHALEKMYFSKDFCYEPAEWLKNQYTNNQQPWSPSISLDNGFYVRKVLITPCKAYFRGPEITVSNCVLRRFHKYIDNFLLVSFVDEGLNRLCSADLTTSIPENDRSEIYYRILSILMNGINICGWEFEFLAFSSSQLHESSLWMFARTTTGITSNSIRKWMGDFSGIKNVAKYAATFGQSFDSSTETLRVSKEDIKFIPDVQDENTEYVFSDGIGKISRELAKKVAEKCGLDSMPSAFQIRWGGYEGVVAVDPTLDFKLSLRKSMHKYDSRIEELDVLAYSTFQPCYLNRQLITLLSTLGVEDSVFEKKQKEAVDQLNAILTDSTKAQEVLDLMSFGEITNILKEMLICGYKPNIEPFLSMMLQRFRESKLLELLQKTRILIPKGREMMGVLDETRTLEYGEVFIQYSNSSFSSCPHVVKGEVVVVKNPCLHPGDVRVLKAVDVTDLNHMVDCIVFPQKGHRPHPNECSGSDLDGDIYFVCWDLELIPPHRIEPMKYDSAQPKVLNRDVEIMDVEKFFANYSVNDSLGIIVDAHTVHADKETKKAMSEPCIELAKLFSIAVGFPKTGVPAVLPPKLSVKEYPDFMEKHDKPTYESDNVIGKLFRKIQGISTKEVSITSFTFELAKKSYDPDMEVVGFMSYVEDAFSKKSNYDCKLGNLMDYYGIKSESEILTENIMKTSKSFTKRRDSDVDAITMAVRSLRKEARSWFNDGLDSGSVDTNAKASAWYYVTYHHSYYGKYNEGMNMEHLLSFPWCVYDLLVEIKKEKARMSMPSSRE
- the LOC131615652 gene encoding probable RNA-dependent RNA polymerase 1 isoform X1 translates to MFLNWWVMCFFSSISYYFWIICSFFYLAELHLICCTYVSSYLQVREMGRDINPKSSATEYSLNHVKLYFGCPISKEKLSVLWRNVDVSLVFEIGMGKWRFSMCHNSMKFKLELSNENIWKIELHQQPGKTEKYLLIQLICAPRIFEHYVYTSATVLNDNYSVLPRERWIPTTDFTPRSCIGQSSVLCLELPSDSDLPNFSKNFTSYEESEGEYILEDGSPFSCNRDIVPMVAPSQGIKVPFDILFKVNSLVQHGCLLGTKLNNDFYRQVDPRNYETGLIEHALEKMYFSKDFCYEPAEWLKNQYTNNQQPWSPSISLDNGFYVRKVLITPCKAYFRGPEITVSNCVLRRFHKYIDNFLLVSFVDEGLNRLCSADLTTSIPENDRSEIYYRILSILMNGINICGWEFEFLAFSSSQLHESSLWMFARTTTGITSNSIRKWMGDFSGIKNVAKYAATFGQSFDSSTETLRVSKEDIKFIPDVQDENTEYVFSDGIGKISRELAKKVAEKCGLDSMPSAFQIRWGGYEGVVAVDPTLDFKLSLRKSMHKYDSRIEELDVLAYSTFQPCYLNRQLITLLSTLGVEDSVFEKKQKEAVDQLNAILTDSTKAQEVLDLMSFGEITNILKEMLICGYKPNIEPFLSMMLQRFRESKLLELLQKTRILIPKGREMMGVLDETRTLEYGEVFIQYSNSSFSSCPHVVKGEVVVVKNPCLHPGDVRVLKAVDVTDLNHMVDCIVFPQKGHRPHPNECSGSDLDGDIYFVCWDLELIPPHRIEPMKYDSAQPKVLNRDVEIMDVEKFFANYSVNDSLGIIVDAHTVHADKETKKAMSEPCIELAKLFSIAVGFPKTGVPAVLPPKLSVKEYPDFMEKHDKPTYESDNVIGKLFRKIQGISTKEVSITSFTFELAKKSYDPDMEVVGFMSYVEDAFSKKSNYDCKLGNLMDYYGIKSESEILTENIMKTSKSFTKRRDSDVDAITMAVRSLRKEARSWFNDGLDSGSVDTNAKASAWYYVTYHHSYYGKYNEGMNMEHLLSFPWCVYDLLVEIKKEKARMSMPSSRE